Proteins encoded together in one Prunus dulcis chromosome 3, ALMONDv2, whole genome shotgun sequence window:
- the LOC117621834 gene encoding benzyl alcohol O-benzoyltransferase, giving the protein MAPMLKFTVQLSKPELIRPEKPTPREFKYLSNIDDQKGLRNHIPFVHFYPPSTASSQTHDQDPVGLIKQALARALVYYYPVAGRLRHADKGKLVVDCCGEGVIFREGNADIKLAQLREADGGLKPPFPQWESLLVDDLWGSVLVTDSPLLRMQVTRLACGGFVLAYTLNHCICDAYGAYILIKAISEFCLNPTQAAPSLLPAWGRQALHPRSPPTISYPHHEYDVTSSSPHDPEDPTVAYTETDFKSLAQTSVFLSQADISSLKNQTYSQKSPAFHAIAGCLWRARTRTLMSPQSTTRLLFPIDTRFRSTPSLPEGYYGSAVVFACAIAKAGELVDSPLHYASNLISQVKKVVTEIEYRASMLDFIEMNRRREFVADGGFAVSDMSKLRFVELDFGWGKGGYGGPGRAGTGLVPGMVTSVIGHKNEEGVEGVLALVSLRAEYVEKFRKEVRKEIDCGNSYAKHISAL; this is encoded by the exons ATGGCACCAATGCTCAAATTCACTGTGCAACTCAGCAAACCAGAACTGATTCGACCAGAGAAACCAACCCCAAGAGAATTCAAATATTTGTCCAACATTGATGACCAAAAAGGCCTAAGAAACCACATACCTTTTGTGCATTTCTATCCCCCAAGCACAGCTTCATCACAGACCCATGATCAAGACCCAGTTGGGCTGATAAAACAGGCCTTGGCCAGGGCTCTTGTTTACTACTACCCCGTGGCCGGGCGGCTCCGGCACGCTGATAAGGGCAAGCTCGTTGTGGACTGTTGTGGTGAGGGAGTGATTTTTCGTGAAGGCAATGCTGATATCAAATTGGCACAGCTGCGTGAAGCTGATGGTGGACTGAAGCCACCATTTCCTCAATGGGAGAGTTTGCTTGTGGATGATTTGTGGGGAAGTGTTCTTGTCACTGATTCACCTTTGCTTCGCATGCAG GTCACAAGACTTGCATGTGGAGGCTTTGTCTTGGCATACACATTGAACCACTGCATCTGTGATGCCTATGGCGCCTACATCTTGATAAAAGCCATTTCAGAATTCTGCTTAAACCCAACTCAAGCAGCTCCTTCATTGTTACCAGCTTGGGGAAGACAAGCCCTCCACCCAAGGTCACCTCCCACCATCTCCTACCCCCACCATGAATATGACGTCACATCATCATCCCCTCATGATCCTGAAGATCCTACCGTTGCCTACACCGAAACCGACTTCAAGTCTCTTGCTCAAACTTCAGTCTTCCTCTCTCAGGCCGACATATCATCTCTCAAGAACCAAACTTACTCCCAGAAAAGCCCTGCCTTCCACGCAATAGCGGGGTGTCTGTGGAGGGCAAGGACTAGAACCCTAATGAGCCCTCAGTCCACCACGAGGCTTCTCTTCCCTATCGACACCCGCTTTCGGTCCACTCCTTCCCTCCCTGAAGGCTACTACGGAAGCGCTGTCGTGTTCGCCTGCGCCATTGCCAAGGCAGGCGAACTAGTAGACAGCCCGTTACATTATGCTTCAAACTTGATATCACAAGTGAAGAAGGTCGTCACTGAAATTGAGTATAGAGCCTCGATGCTGGACTTCATCGAGATGAACCGGCGCAGAGAGTTCGTTGCGGATGGGGGGTTTGCAGTTTCGGATATGAGCAAATTGAGGTttgttgaattggattttgggTGGGGAAAAGGTGGGTATGGTGGACCAGGAAGAGCTGGAACTGGGCTTGTTCCTGGGATGGTGACTTCAGTTATTGGGCACAAAAATGAGGAGGGTGTTGAAGGGGTTTTGGCTCTGGTTTCACTGCGGGCGGAGTATGTAGAGAAGTTTCGTAAGGAGGTAAGGAAAGAGATCGACTGTGGTAATTCTTATGCCAAACATATTTCTGCACTGTAG